A genomic window from Malassezia vespertilionis chromosome 6, complete sequence includes:
- the LPD1 gene encoding dihydrolipoyl dehydrogenase (COG:C; EggNog:ENOG503NXXS), which yields MARTYASDAAPYDVVVIGGGPGGYIAAIKAGQLGLKTVCIEKRGALGGTCLNVGCIPSKSLLNNSHKYHDVQHDLKKRGIDVEGVKLNLDVMLKAKDKAVTGLTKGVEMLLKKNKVDYIKGMASFAGPNKLDVQLLDGGETQVEGKNIVIATGSEVSPFPGIEIDEKQIVSSTGALSLPEVPKKFVVIGGGVIGLELGSVWRRLGAEVTVVEFNDAIGGPGVDADIAKLMKRTMEKLGIKFMLGTKVASVEKSADQVKIKAEDVKSGKEVDIDANVVLMSIGRRPNTSGLNLEAVGIEMDKRGRVVVDDEYNTSCKGVRAIGDVTFGPMLAHKAEEEGVAIAEFIKTGHGHVNYDAIPAVIYTYPEVAWVGKSETALKDEGVQYKTGTFPFMANSRAKTNEETEGLVKFIVEKETDKVLGVQIIGPNAGEMIAEATLALEYGASAEDIARTCHAHPTLSEAFKEAALASYDKPLNF from the coding sequence ATGGCCCGTACGTACGCCtccgatgctgcgccgtatgATGTTGTGGTGATTGGTGGCGGTCCTGGCGGCTACATTGCTGCCATTAAGGCCGGTCAGCTTGGCCTGAAGACAGTGTGCATTgagaagcgcggcgcgcttggcggtACGTGCTTGAACGTTGGCTGCATTCCGTCCAAGTCGCTGTTGAACAACTCGCACAAGTACCACGATGTCCAGCACGACCTGAAGAAGCGCGGTATTGACGTGGAAGGCGTTAAGCTGAACCTTGATGTCATGCTGAAAGCAAAGGACAAGGCCGTCACGGGCCTGACAAAGGGCGTGGAGATGCTGCTGAAAAAGAACAAGGTTGATTATATCAAAGGAATGGCGAGCTTTGCCGGTCCGAACAAGCTGGATGTGCAGCTTCTCGATGGCGGCGAAACGCAAGTAGAGGGCAAGAACATTGTGATTGCCACCGGCAGCGAGGTGTCGCCTTTCCCGGGAATCGAGATCGACGAGAAGCAAATTGTGAGCTCGACGGGCGCACTGAGCCTACCCGAGGTGCCCAAGAAATTTGTTGTTATTGGCGGCGGTGTGATTGGTCTTGAGCTCGGCAGTGTCTGGCGTCGTCTGGGTGCCGAAGTCACCGTTGTCGAATTTAACGACGCGATTGGCGGACCCGGCGTCGACGCCGATATCGCCAAGCTCATGAAGCGTACCATGGAAAAGCTCGGGATCAAGTTCATGCTTGGCACCAAGGTTGCATCCGTAGAAAAGAGCGCGGACCAAGTCAAGATCAAGGCCGAAGACGTGAAGAGCGGCAAAGAGGTGGACATCGATGCCAACGTCGTGCTCATGTCGATCGGCCGCCGCCCCAATACTTCCGGTCTCAATCTTGAGGCTGTCGGCATTGAGATGGATAAGCGCGGACGTGTGGTTGTCGACGATGAGTACAACACGTCGTGCAAAggcgtgcgtgcgattgGCGACGTCACATTTGGCCCCATGCTTGCACACAAGGCCGAGGAGGAGGGCGTTGCTATTGCCGAGTTTATCAAGACTGGTCATGGCCATGTCAACTACGACGCAATTCCCGCGGTTATCTACACCTATCCTGAAGTCGCCTGGGTCGGCAAGTCCGAGACCGCGCTGAAGGACGAAGGCGTGCAGTACAAGACTGGCACCTTCCCTTTCATGGCCAACTCGCGTGCAAAGACGAACGAGGAGACAGAGGGGCTCGTCAAGTTCATTGTCGAGAAGGAGACGGACAAGGTGCTCGGTGTTCAGATTATCGGGCCAAATGCTGGCGAGATGATTGCCGAGGCGACGCTTGCGTTGGAATACGGCGCTAGTGCCGAGGATATTGCTCGCACCTGCCATGCTCACCCGACTCTTTCTGAGGCGTTCAAGGAAGccgccttggcgagctACGACAAACCGCTCAACTTTTGA
- a CDS encoding uncharacterized protein (COG:U; TransMembrane:9 (o6-24i63-83o89-109i118-136o148-172i184-206o226-245i257-277o283-305i); EggNog:ENOG503NWMB), producing MGMSQWWIGIGVTVASNVVISLALNCQKLAHMRLDAEAVGPDSEHTALLRARTTRVSYLQSKLWWLGLALMCVGETGNFFSYGFAPASLIAPLGAVALLANVLIAPALLHEKTLCKDIVGICFATLGAVTVVSSAAPQTSVPLRPSSLWVAMARPVFVAYAVLAICGALALIWFSRTESGKPSVIAHVGVCALFGGFTVLATKGVSSFLVLGARAGHRAWVLYEPLFYMLVAVMLVSAVAQLLFLNKALQRFGSQQVIPTMFVLFTISTIVGSAVLYRDFERMSWGHVVLFATGCALTFLGVFVLTSEHALDDDDVEAPHEPHATGHAPLQTAASLPNAMRPLRQSSLANIAAALVEHSQQYLHGPSVPHLIHPNQRGLHRSTSLTDLREDAHGLRQQHTMLGLSPGLHLFLGNTHPLDAAQMVSRTP from the coding sequence ATGGGCATGTCACAATGGTGGATTGGCATTGGCGTGACGGTCGCTAGCAATGTGGTCATCTCGCTAGCGCTAAACTGCCAGAAACTGGCGCATATGCGCCTTGATGCCGAGGCTGTAGGCCCTGATTCGGAGCATACAGCGctgcttcgcgcgcggacTACCAGAGTGAGCTATCTGCAAAGCAAGCTTTGGTGGCTTGGGCTTGCCCTGATGTGCGTCGGCGAGACGGGCAACTTTTTCTCGTATGgctttgcgcctgcatcaTTGATTGCACCGCTTGGTGCGGTAGCACTACTGGCGAACGTGCTTATTGCGCCGGCATTGCTGCACGAAAAGACGCTTTGCAAAGACATTGTGGGGATATGCTTTGCGACACTCGGCGCGGTAACCGTAGTGAGCAGTGCCGCACCGCAGACAAGTGTCCCTTTGCGTCCCTCATCATTGTGGGTTGCAATGGCGCGCCCAGTCTTTGTTGCATACGCCGTGCTCGCAatatgcggcgcattggcgcTTATATGGTTCAGCCGCACCGAGTCCGGTAAACCGTCTGTGATTGCACACGTCGGCGTGTGTGCACTGTTCGGCGGATTTACCGTGCTTGCGACGAAAGGTGTCTCTTCTTTTCTTGTGCTGGGTGCCCGTGCGGGGCACAGGGCATGGGTGCTCTACGAGCCACTTTTCTATATGTTGGTCGCGGTGATGCTTGTGAGCGCCGTAGCACAGCTCCTATTTTTGAACAAGGCGTTGCAGCGATTTGGCTCACAGCAAGTGATCCCGACCATGTTTGTCCTGTTCACCATCTCGACGATCGTCGGCTCGGCGGTACTGTACCGCGACTTTGAGCGCATGTCGTGGGGACACGTTGTGCTGTTTGCTACAGGCTGTGCACTCACATTCCTGGGTGTATTTGTGCTTACTTCAGAGCATGCcttggacgacgacgacgtggaagcgccgcacgagcCACACGCGActggccatgcgccgctgcaaacCGCAGCATCTTTGCCCAACGCCATGCGTCCTCTACGCCAGAGCAGCCTCGCGAATATTGCTGCAGCACTTGTCGAGCACTCGCAGCAGTATCTGCACGGCCCCTCTGTGCCGCATCTTATCCATCCTAACCAGCGTGGATTGCATCGCTCTACTTCGCTCACTGATTTGCGCGAAGACGCGCACGGATTGCGCCAACAGCATACCATGCTCGGCCTCAGCCCGGGACTGCACCTTTTCCTAGGCAACACTCACCCATTGGATGCTGCACAGATGGTGTCGCGTACTCCGTAG
- the KAR4 gene encoding mRNA (2'-O-methyladenosine-N(6)-)-methyltransferase (COG:K; EggNog:ENOG503NYKC), producing the protein MPLGYATLETHRSLKARIRQRYGDQLHVDTVAPLCGAAQHPRWAQLGLASTSATTLADAVDQWHIAEPAKRAKMNALGPNYSPEEEVIRNDYNQYFIDSGLVTLPASWIMNTSYEKRFYEHPRLQRLLAAKRELVETHSIPATYCKTDLRTWMPTVDRPHALPPELRRMQYDVILLDPPLASYAWDEPGHVRESSWTWDEIEALPIPQLASHDSFIFLWVGSGTSDGLERGREVLARWGYRRCEDIVWVRTRDASNASLLNNTVQHCLMGIQGTVVRSTDSFFVHCNVDTDVIVWEGEPDVPGGRISLRSKPHELYHTIENFCLGTRRLELFGRNRNLRRGWLTVGQDLGPDAKGWKEQAVPLSATYLYQFGEDIQGCPLSMRSNKLPFSEECELLRPKTPPRLQRGRQAQALVAYAPQQAPIAMYSPQYPAYAPMPTYLYPHTYPYPGMIPPPYPYPMYHAPHAPVPFSPSVPSHVYRPQPQRSALLCQGAGRRERVSVPSGSERFSGAQMQVLD; encoded by the exons ATGCCTTTGGGATATGCCACGCTCGAGACGCATCGCTCGCTGAAAGCGCGTATCCGGCAGCGGTATGGAGACCAGCTGCATGTCGACACCGTTGCACCTTTGTGCGGAGCCGCCCAGCACCCACGCTGGGCACAATTGGGTCTTGCGTCGACGTCAGCGACGACGCTGGCCGACGCTGTGGACCAATGGCACATTGCCGAGCCTGCGAAGCGGGCCAAGATGAATGCGCTGGGTCCAAATTAT TCGCCCGAGGAAGAAGTGATTCGCAACGACTATAACCAGTATTTTATCGACTCGGGTCTCGTAACGCTGCCCGCGAGCTGGATCATGAATACGTCGTACGAGAAGCGGTTCTATGA GCACCCACGTCTCCAGCGGCTTCTTGCAGCGAAGCGCGAGTTAGTCGAAACCCATTCGATTCCTGCGACGTACTGCAAAACGGATTTGCGTACGTGGATGCCTACTGTCGACCGGCCGCATGCGCTCCCCCCCGAACTGCGCCGAATGCAATACGACGTAATTTTGCTCGATCCACCTCTAGCATCCTACGCGTGGGACGAGCCTGGGCACGTTAGAGAGAGCTCATGGACATGGGACGAAATAGAGGCGCTTCCTATTCCACAGCTCGCGTCCCACGATAGTTTTATCTTTTTGTGGGTCGGCAGCGGGACTAGCGATGGGTTGGAGCGTGGACGTGAAGTGCTTGCGCGGTGGGGCTACCGTCGGTGCGAAGATATCGTATGGGTGCGCACCCGCGACGCGTCCAACGCATCGCTGCTCAACAATACTGTCCAGCACTGCTTGATGGGGATCCAAGGCACTGTCGTACGGAGCACGGATTCCTTCTTTGTGCATTGCAATGTCGACACGGACGTGATTGTGTGGGAGGGCGAGCCAGACGTTCCTGGCGGCCGCatctcgctgcgcagcaagccaCACGAGCTGTACCATACCATTGAAAACTTTTGTCTCGGCACGCGCCGACTCGAGCTGTTTGGAAGGAATCGAAacctgcggcgcggctggctCACTGTGGGACAGGACTTGGGCCCCGATGCAAAAGGATGGAAGGAGCAAGCGGTGCCGCTCAGCGCAACGTATCTGTACCAATTCGGCGAGGACATACAAGGATGTCCATTGTCTATGCGCTCCAATAAACTACCTTTTTCGGAGGAgtgcgagctgctgcggccAAAAACGCCGCCACGCTTACAGCGCGGCAGACAAGCACAGGCGCTGGTGGCGTATGCGCCCCAGCAAGCGCCAATTGCCATGTACAGCCCACAGTACCCGGCTTATGCGCCGATGCCCACCTACCTCTATCCCCATACCTATCCCTACCCGGGTATGATTCCACCTCCGTACCCGTACCCCATGTatcatgcgccgcatgcgccagTGCCATTTTCGCCAAGCGTCCCCTCGCACGTATACCGGCCccagccgcagcgcagtgcattgCTGTGCCAAGGAGCAGGACGTCGCGAGCGAGTGAGTGTCCCTAGCGGCAGCGAACGgttcagcggcgcgcagatgcaGGTGCTCGACTAG
- the YET3 gene encoding Endoplasmic reticulum transmembrane protein 3 (EggNog:ENOG503NZWT; BUSCO:EOG09264XKX; TransMembrane:3 (o6-28i49-67o100-119i); COG:V), which yields MTLYYSIVFALLLFQMAMFLILIVPLPFSARRKLFRFLATSEIVAKINYGVRITFIFVAVLFVDAFQRMVKITSDSSAQQEHPGLSDFRNEQNYLARKFYAQRNVYLTGFTLFLSLILARTHSLILDLINAQEELAATGSPDATHSSADYATMKKQMQQQQTEYNRLTDELAQAKAQVSDKKAD from the exons ATGACGTTGTATTATTCGATTGtatttgcgctgctgctcttCCAGATGGCCATGTTTTTGATTCTTATT GTGCCGCTTCCGttttcggcgcgccgcaagctcTTTCGCTTCTTGGCAACGAGTGAAATTGTGGCAAAGATTAACtacggcgtgcgcatcaCGTTCATCTTTGTCGCTGTCTTGTTTGTCGACGCATTCCAGCGTATGGTGAAGATCACGTCCGATTCaagcgcgcagcaggaACACCCGGGTCTTTCTGATTTCCGCAACGAGCAAAACTatctcgcgcgcaagttCTACGCTCAGCGCAACGTTTACCTCACTGGGTTTACGCTATTCCTTAGCCT TATCCTCGCGAGGACGCATTCGCTTATCCTGGACTTGATCAATGCACAGGAAGAACTTGCTGCCACG GGATCGCCCGACGCTACGCACTCGAGCGCTGACTACG CTACAATGAAGAagcagatgcagcagcagcaaacCGAGTACAACCGGCTCACCGACGAGCTCGCACAGGCTAAAGCACAAGTGTCCGACAAGAAGGCCGACTAG
- a CDS encoding uncharacterized protein (EggNog:ENOG503NVVV; COG:S), whose translation MGDRSHETARPASKTLLNLGNLPPKQMNFETTGSSFPRRASRVDPNNPPWPAYRGYHEYSFAHETMGKRLPTILGKAVDDVIKTLNEQHDEDLILDLLRCIDRMHKLMNELMNNEVLRPIIDDGEGDIPLWNKAIAKYFRGKDFMNAPWLFAEAYKYRRLHECFSLSRYWKNYDVFFRQKCDTFARSNTAVFELSTRFATPYKEDTSLTAVEQEKLRKLLFLELTQIALWGNATDLSLLINMTEEDIKKIQSTGGEHLAATEQNILGNHLSQLWNLVKGIKNGRIDIVLDNAGFELYCDCVFADWLVQSGIAREVHFHGKRIPWFVSDVTRKDWHWLLNAMNYTFLFHDASDAEMQSLRELGKRWRQYETEGKWIYEQHPFWCSGYTFWSISTEAPDLFQYLCESNLVIFKGDLNHRKLTYDCQAPTGTPFDIAIGPLASEPGAPPVLSLRTIKSDVVVDIPLDVTARLDEEEPGWRISGKYAVVLLSDPMKQEEHLRNAETGEAQDF comes from the coding sequence ATGGGTGACAGGAGCCACGAAACGGCGCGCCCCGCCAGCAAGACTTTGCTGAATCTCGGCAATTTGCCGCCAAAGCAGATGAACTTTGAAACTACGGGCAGCAGCTTTCCCCGTCGTGCGTCGCGTGTCGATCCGAACAATCCTCCATGGCCAGCGTACCGTGGCTACCACGAGTACTCCTTTGCCCACGAGACGATGGGCAAGCGACTGCCCACGATTCTGGGCAAGGCTGTGGATGATGTGATTAAAACGCTGAATGAGCAGCACGATGAGGACCTGATTCTCGACTTGCTTCGCTGCATCGATCGCATGCACAAACTGATGAACGAGCTGATGAACAACGAGGTGCTGCGCCCCATCATCGACGATGGCGAAGGAGATATACCGCTGTGGAACAAGGCTATCGCAAAATACTTTCGCGGTAAGGACTTTATGAATGCACCGTGGCTGTTTGCCGAGGCGTACAAGTACCGTCGTCTCCATGAGTGCTTCTCTCTCTCGCGCTACTGGAAGAACTACGACGTGTTCTTCCGTCAAAAGTGCGATACATTTGCGCGCTCCAACACTGCAGTGTTTGAGCTATCCACACGCTTTGCAACCCCCTACAAGGAGGACACGTCACTAACTGCCGTGGAGCAGgaaaagctgcgcaagctgctttTCCTGGAGCTGACCCAGATTGCGCTGTGGGGAAATGCCACGGATTTGTCTTTGCTGATCAACATGACGGAAGAGGATATTAAAAAGATCCAGTCGACCGGCGGCGAGCACCTTGCCGCGACTGAGCAAAACATTCTTGGGAACCACTTGAGTCAATTGTGGAATCTGGTAAAAGGTATCAAAAACGGCCGCATCGATATCGTGCTCGACAATGCCGGATTTGAGCTGTACTGCGACTGCGTCTTTGCTGACTGGCTTGTCCAGTCGGGAATTGCGCGCGAAGTGCACTTCcacggcaagcgcatcccTTGGTTCGTGTCCGATGTCACGCGCAAGGACTGGCATTGGCTGCTGAATGCGATGAACTACACGTTCCTATTCCATGATGCGAGCGACGCCGAGATGCAgtctttgcgcgagctcggcaagcgctggaGGCAGTACGAGACGGAAGGCAAGTGGATCTACGAGCAGCATCCCTTCTGGTGCTCGGGCTACACGTTCTGGTCGATCTCCACCGAGGCGCCGGACTTATTCCAATACCTGTGCGAGAGCAACCTGGTGATTTTCAAAGGCGACTTGAACCATCGCAAGCTCACCTACGATTGCCAAGCACCGACAGGAACGCCGTTTGACATCGCCATTGGGCCGCTTGCGAGCGAGCCCGGTGCGCCTCCTGTGCTGTCATTGCGCACCATCAAGTCGGACGTTGTCGTTGACATCCCGCTAGATGTCACGGCAAGGCttgacgaggaggagcCAGGATGGCGTATTTCGGGGAAGTACGCGGTTGTACTGCTCAGCGATCCTATGAAACAGGAGGAACACCTGCGCAACGCCGAGACcggcgaggcgcaggaTTTCTAG
- a CDS encoding uncharacterized protein (BUSCO:EOG09263UQF; COG:S; EggNog:ENOG503P0V5) produces MARLVKNTTLENVAQFLEMIAPKSLAGSWDNVGLLAQAPTPCEGNGVFLAVDLTTEVADELLSLRSMNTAIIYHPVIFSPVRSLKLAVPLQQSVLRCIAAGVSIYCPHTCLDAMDGGINDWLVVGLAYPWEDGAPQEGEIVALLKGGSNSKPVEPCSAPRTPTEGLGRVKQLARTCTLADMVSRTKQFLGLQHVQIALADGKNMSSTLGSFATCAGSGASVLRACTDVDVWITGEASHHEILAANAQGVSLIITNHTNTERRFFRDVFAPLLRDQLPALQVHVSDKDRDPLMTV; encoded by the coding sequence atggcgcgccttgtgAAGAATACGACGCTCGAGAATGTCGCGCAGTTTTTGGAGATGATCGCGCCAAAATCGCTGGCAGGGTCGTGGGATAATGTCGGGCTGCTGGCCCAGGCGCCCACGCCGTGCGAAGGCAACGGCGTTTTTCTCGCAGTGGACCTTACGACCGAGGTGgccgacgagctgctctcGCTGCGGAGCATGAATACGGCCATCATTTACCACCCGGTCATCTTTAGTCCAGTACGCTCACTGAAACTggctgtgccgctgcagcagtCCGTGCTGCGATGCATTGCCGCCGGCGTGAGCATTTACTGCCCACATACCTGCCTCGACGCCATGGACGGTGGGATTAATGACTGGCTTGTCGTGGGGCTCGCATATCCCTGGGAGGACGGCGCACCGCAAGAAGGTGAGATTGTCGCCCTGCTCAAAGGTGGATCAAACAGCAAGCCCGTGGagccatgcagcgcgccgcgcacgccgacaGAAGGACTTGGCCGCGTCAaacagcttgcgcgcacttgcacaCTGGCAGATATGGTCTCACGCACAAAACAGTTTCTCGGCTTGCAACATGTACAGATTGCGCTTGCTGACGGGAAGAACATGTCGAGCACTTTGGGTAGTTTTGCGACGTGTGCGGGATCGGGTGCCTCGgtgttgcgcgcgtgcacagacGTGGATGTATGGATTACAGGCGAGGCATCGCACCACGAGATCCTCGCGGCGAATGCACAGGGTGTGTCGCTGATCATAACGAATCATACTAACACCGAACGGCGCTTTTTCCGTGACGTGTTTgcaccgctgctgcgcgaccaaCTGCCAGCACTGCAAGTGCACGTCTCGGACAAAGATCGCGACCCATTGATGACGGTGTGA
- the rpc2 gene encoding DNA-directed RNA polymerase (COG:K; EggNog:ENOG503NV5Y) — MRMEAWRADGLDEVIAAAEHAGKGLADPVKAIEDKWMLLPAFLQVKGLVKQHIDSFNYFVDVGLKNILKANERVTSDIDPKFYLKYTNIFVGRPERADPDAIDRSITPHECRLRDITYSAFIYVDIEYTRGGKIVRRKNVPIGRLPIMLRSNKCWLAGQDEKMLARMNECPLDPGGYFIVKGTEKVILVQEQLSKNRIIVEADPRKGLVQASVTSSTHERKSKSYVLTKHGLLYVKHNSLHEDIPIVIVFRALGILSDKEILQLCAGHDEIYAELFAVNLEKAAKLDIFTRKQALEYMGARVKIMRRGVGLRRAPSDEALEVLATVIMAHVPVDNFDFRNKAIYLAAMVRRVLVCMVDGSMVDDRDYVGNKRLELAGQLLSLLFEDLFKKFNHDLKTNIDKVLKKPNRTAEFDAYNQFFYHGDYITAGFVRAISTGNWSLKRFKMERAGVTHVLSRLSYISALGMMTRISSQFEKTRKVSGPRALQSSQWGVLCPSDTPEGEACGLVKNLALMTHITTDVDEKPIVKICYTLGLEDVNLLTGAELYEPNMYVVYVNGNVIGVTRSPQRFVAQFRCLRRAGHMNAFVSIYINSHHHTVHIASDGGRICRPLIIVECGKPRVTNEHMLLLRERRMLFDNFLTQGLVEYLDVNEENDSNIALFERNINSNTTHLEIECFTILGAVAGLIPYPHHNQSPRNTYQCAMGKQAIGAIAYNQLNRIDTLLYLMVYPQQPMVKTKTIELIGYDKLPAGQNAMVAVMSYSGYDIEDALVLNKASLDRGFGRCQVMRKQSTVLRKYANGTFDRLADAPVSESGERLRRFDTLEMDGIAGAGERLEPGDVFVNKQVPANANDNSAGTVHTDMSYKAAPLSYKAPVEGYVDQVLVSDTDSDQTLVKALIRQTRRPELGDKFSSRHGQKGVCGLIVQQEDMPFTDQGICPDIIMNPHGFPSRMTVGKMIELLAGKAGVIDGALQYGTAFGGSSVEDMSRILVQSGYSYSGKEFLTSGTTGEPMEAYVFFGPIYYQKLKHMVMDKMHARARGPRAVLTRQPTEGRSRDGGLRLGEMERDCLIGYGATQLLLERLMVSSDAFVVDVCEDCGLLGYNGYCSYCKSPKHVVKLTVPYATKLLFQELMAMQVVPRLVLENAV, encoded by the coding sequence ATGAGGATGGAGGCGTGGCGTGCCGATGGCCTCGACGAAGTGATTGCGGCGGCAGAGCACGCTGGGAAAGGCCTGGCCGACCCGGTAAAAGCGATCGAGGACAAATGGATGCTTTTGCCGGCGTTCCTCCAGGTAAAAGGCCTGGTGAAGCAGCATATCGATTCGTTCAACTACTTTGTCGACGTCGGCCTCAAAAACATCTTGAAGGCAAACGAACGTGTGACGTCGGATATTGACCCAAAATTCTACTTAAAATACACTAATATCTTTGTGGGCCGCCCAGAGCGTGCGGATCCTGACGCAATAGACCGCAGCATCACGCCACACGAATGCCGTTTGCGCGATATTACCTACAGTGCGTTTATCTATGTGGATATTGAGTacacgcgcggcggcaagaTTGTGCGCCGGAAGAATGTGCCGATTGGGCGCCTACCCAtcatgctgcgcagcaacaAATGCTGGCTCGCGGGCCAGGACGAAAAGATGCTGGCGCGTATGAACGAGTGTCCTTTGGATCCTGGCGGCTACTTTATTGTGAAAGGCACAGAGAAGGTGATCCTTGTGCAGGAACAACTCTCCAAAAACCGCATTATTGTCGAAGCTGATCCGCGTAAAGGGCTCGTGCAGGCGTCTGTCACCAGTTCCACGCACGAGCGCAAATCGAAATCGTACGTGCTCACAAAACACGGCCTCTTGTACGTAAAGCACAACTCGCTCCACGAAGACATTCCGATTGTGATTGTTTTTCGTGCACTTGGGATCCTGTCCGACAAGGAAATTCTCCAGCTTTGTGCAGGCCACGACGAGATCTACGCTGAGCTCTTTGCCGTGAACTTGGAAAAGGCCGCCAAGCTGGACATTTTCACGCGGAAACAAGCACTGGAATAcatgggcgcgcgcgtgaagatcatgcgccgcggtgttgggctgcggcgcgcgccgagcgacgAGGCACTTGAAGTGCTGGCCACTGTGATTATGGCGCACGTCCCGGTGGACAATTTCGATTTTCGGAACAAGGCCATCTACCTGGCCGCCATGGTCCGCCGCGTGCTTGTGTGTATGGTCGACGGGAGCATGGTCGACGACCGCGATTATGTCGGAAACAAGCGGTTGGAACTCGCGGGCCAGCTTTTGTCCCTTTTGTTTGAGGACCTCTTTAAAAAATTTAACCACGACCTGAAGACCAACATTGACAAGGTGCTCAAGAAACCAAACCGCACTGCTGAGTTTGATGCGTACAACCAGTTTTTCTACCACGGGGACTACATCACTGCAGGGTTCGTCCGCGCGATCTCTACAGGAAACTGGAGTTTGAAGCGCTTCAAGAtggagcgcgccggcgtcACGCATGTCCTGAGCCGGCTCAGCTACATTAGCGCGCTCGGGATGATGACGCGGATCAGCAGTCAGTTTGAAAAGACACGCAAAGTGTCGggcccgcgcgcgctccagtCGAGTCAGTGGGGCGTGCTTTGCCCTTCGGATACGCCCGAAGGGGAGGCGTGTGGTTTGGTGAAGAACTTGGCGCTTATGACGCACATTACCACTGACGTCGACGAGAAGCCCATTGTGAAGATCTGCTACACGCTCGGCCTCGAAGACGTCAACCTGCTCACCGGCGCGGAGCTGTACGAGCCGAACATGTATGTCGTGTACGTGAACGGCAACGTTATCGGCGTCACGCGTTCTCCCCAGCGCTTTGTCGCCCAGTTCCGCTGCctccggcgcgctggacacaTGAATGCGTTTGTGAGCATTTACATCAATTCGCACCACCACACAGTCCACATTGCCTCGGACGGTGGGCGCATATGCAGACCGCTCATTATTGTCGAGTGCGGCAAACCGCGCGTGACGAACGAGCACATgcttttgctgcgcgagagaAGGATGTTGTTTGATAACTTCTTGACGCAAGGGCTGGTCGAGTATCTCGACGTGAATGAGGAGAACGACTCGAACATTGCATTGTTTGAGCGCAACATCAACAGTAACACCACACATCTCGAGATTGAGTGTTTCACGATCCTTGGCGCCGTTGCGGGACTGATTCCGTACCCGCACCACAACCAATCTCCCCGCAATACGTATCAGTGTGCGATGGGTAAGCAGGCGATTGGCGCGATTGCGTACAATCAGCTGAACCGCATCGACACGCTCCTTTACTTGATGGTATACCCACAGCAACCCATGGTCAAGACCAAGACGATCGAGTTGATTGGCTACGATAAATTGCCCGCCGGCCAGAATGCCATGGTGGCTGTGATGAGCTACTCTGGCTACGACATCGAAGATGCGTTGGTGCTCAACAAGGCCTCGCTTGACCGTGGCTTTGGGCGGTGCCAGGTGATGCGCAAGCAGTCGACTGTGCTCCGTAAATATGCGAACGGCACCTTTGACCGgctcgccgacgcgccCGTGAGCGAGAGCGGAGAacggctgcgccgcttcgacACGCTCGAAATGGATGGAATTGCCGGCGCCGGTGAGCGACTCGAGCCTGGCGACGTGTTTGTGAACAAGCAGGTACCGGCAAATGCAAACGACAACAGTGCAGGCACTGTACATACCGATATGTCGTACAAAGCCGCGCCATTGTCTTACAAGGCGCCTGTAGAGGGCTACGTCGACCAGGTGCTTGTCAGCGACACGGACTCGGACCAGACGCTTGTAAAAGCACTCATCCGCCAGACGCGGCGTCCCGAGCTTGGCGACAAGTTTTCTTCGCGCCACGGACAAAAGGGCGTGTGTGGTCTGATTGTGCAGCAAGAAGACATGCCATTCACCGACCAGGGAATCTGTCCGGACATTATCATGAACCCGCACGGCTTCCCTTCGCGCATGACTGTCGGCAAGATgatcgagctgcttgcgggCAAAGCCGGCGTGATTGACGGCGCATTGCAGTACGGCACGGCGTTTGGCGGCTCAAGCGTCGAGGACATGTCACGCATCCTCGTACAGAGCGGCTACAGCTATAGTGGCAAAGAATTTCTCACGAGCGGCACCACTGGCGAGCCGATGGAGGCGTATGTGTTCTTTGGGCCGATCTACTACCAGAAACTGAAACACATGGTGATGGATAagatgcacgcgcgtgcgcggGGGCCCCGTGCTGTGCTGACGCGGCAGCCGACAGAGGGGCGCTCGCGCGATGGCGgcctgcgccttggcgagaTGGAACGCGACTGCCTGATTGGGtacggcgcgacgcaacTGCTCCTCGAGCGGCTTATGGTCAGCTCCGACGCGTTTGTTGTGGATGTGTGTGAGGACTGCGGCTTGCTTGGGTACAATGGCTACTGCAGCTACTGCAAGAGTCCCAAGCATGTCGTCAAGCTTACCGTCCCGTACGCGACCAAGCTCCTCTTCCAGGAACTCATGGCAATGCAAGTCGTGCCTCGCCTCGTGCTCGAAAATGCAGTGTAG